A section of the Pan paniscus chromosome 11, NHGRI_mPanPan1-v2.0_pri, whole genome shotgun sequence genome encodes:
- the PRDM12 gene encoding PR domain zinc finger protein 12 translates to MMGSVLPAEALVLKTGLKAPGLALAEVITSDILHSFLYGRWRNVLGEQLFEDKSHHASPKTAFTAEVLAQSFSGEVQKLSSLVLPAEVIIAQSSIPGEGLGIFSKTWIKAGTEMGPFSGRVIAPEHVDICKNNNLMWEVFNEDGTVRYFIDASQEDHRSWMTYIKCARNEQEQNLEVVQIGTSIFYKAIEMIPPDQELLVWYGNSHNTFLGIPGVPGLEEDQKKNKHEDFHPADSAAGPAGRMRCVICHRGFNSRSNLRSHMRIHTLDKPFVCRFCNRRFSQSSTLRNHVRLHTGERPYKCQVCQSAYSQLAGLRAHQKSARHRPPSTALQAHSPALPAPHAHAPALAAAAAAAAAAAAHHLPAMVL, encoded by the exons ATGATGGGCTCCGTGCTCCCGGCTGAGGCCCTGGTGCTCAAGACCGGGCTGAAGGCGCCGGGACTGGCGCTGGCCGAGGTTATCACCTCCGACATCCTGCACAGCTTCCTGTACGGCCGCTGGCGCAACGTGCTCGGGGAGCAGCTCTTCGAGGAcaagagccaccacgccagccccAAGACAGCCTTCACCGCCGAGGTGCTGGCGCAGTCCTTCTCCGGCG AAGTGCAGAAGCTGTCCAGCCTGGTGCTGCCAGCGGAGGTGATCATCGCTCAGAGCTCCATCCCTGGCGAGGGCCTCGGCATCTTCTCCAAGACGTGGATCAAGGCGGGAACCGAGATGGGCCCCTTCAGCGGCCGCGTGATCGCCCCGGAGCACGTGGACATCTGCAAGAACAACAACCTCATGTGGGAG GTGTTCAATGAGGATGGCACGGTGCGCTACTTCATCGATGCCAGCCAGGAGGACCACCGGAGCTGGATGACCTACATCAAGTGTGCACGTAACGAACAGGAGCAGAACCTGGAGGTGGTCCAGATCGGCACCAGCATCTTCTACAAGGCcattgag ATGATCCCACCTGACCAGGAACTGCTGGTGTGGTACGGAAACTCACACAACACCTTCCTGGGGATCCCAGGTGTGCCTGGGCTAGAGGAGGACCAGAAAAAGAACAAGCATG AGGACTTCCACCCGGCGGACTCGGCGGCTGGCCCCGCGGGCCGCATGCGATGCGTCATCTGCCACCGCGGCTTCAACTCGCGCAGCAACCTGCGCTCGCACATGCGCATCCACACGCTGGACAAGCCCTTCGTGTGCCGCTTCTGCAACCGCCGCTTCAGCCAGTCGTCCACGCTGCGCAACCACGTGCGCCTGCACACGGGCGAGCGCCCCTACAAGTGCCAGGTGTGCCAGAGCGCCTACTCGCAGCTGGCCGGCCTGCGCGCCCACCAGAAGAGCGCGCGGCACCGGCCGCCCAGCACCGCGCTGCAGGCACACTCGCCCGCGCTGCCGGCCCCGCACGCGCACGCGCCCGccctcgccgccgccgccgccgctgccgccgccgccgccgcgcacCACCTGCCGGCCATGGTGCTGTGA
- the EXOSC2 gene encoding exosome complex component RRP4 isoform X1, with protein sequence MAMEMRLPVARKPLSERLGRDTKKHLVVPGDTITTDTGFMRGHGTYMGEEKLIASVAGSVERVNKLICVKALKTRYIGEVGDIVVGRITEVQQKRWKVETNSRLDSVLLLSSMNLPGGELRRRSAEDELAMRGFLQEGDLISAEVQAVFSDGAVSLHTRSLKYGKLGQGVLVQVSPSLVKRQKTHFHDLPCGASVILGNNGFIWIYPTPEHKEEEAGGFIANLEPVSLADREVISRLRNCIISLVTQRMMLYDTSILYCYEASLPHQIKDILKPEIMEEIVMETRQRLLEQEG encoded by the exons ATGGCGATGGAGATGAGGCTTCCAGTGGCTCGCAAGCCTCTTAGCGAGAGACTGGGCCGCGACACTAAGAAACATCTAGTGGTGCCGGGGGATACAATCACTACGGACACAGGATTCATGCG GGGCCATGGAACGTATATGGGAGAAGAGAAGCTCATTGCATCTGTTGCTGGCTCTGTGGAGAGAGTAAACAAGTTGATCTGTGTGAAAGCTTTGAAAACCAG atACATTGGTGAAGTAGGAGACATCGTAGTGGGACGAATCACAGAG GTTCAACAGAAGAGGTGGAAGGTGGAGACCAACTCCAGGCTGGATTCGGTCTTGCTGCTCTCGTCCATGAACCTTCCTGGAGGAGAGCTG AGGAGAAGATCTGCAGAAGATGAGCTTGCAATGAGAGGTTTCTTACAGGAAGGGGACCTTATCAGT GCTGAGGTCCAGGCAGTGTTCTCTGATGGAGCTGTCTCTTTGCACACGAGGAGCCTGAAATATGGAAAA CTAGGTCAGGGGGTTTTGGTCCAGGTTTCCCCCTCCCTGGTGAAACGGCAGAAGACCCACTTTCATGATTTGCCATGTGGTGCCTCAGTGATTCTCGGTAACAACGGCTTCATCTGGATTTACCCAACACCTGAGCACAAAGAAGAGGAAGCAGGGGGCTTCATTGCAAACCTGGAG CCTGTCTCTCTTGCTGATCGAGAGGTGATATCCCGGCTTCGGAACTGCATCATCTCTCTGGTAACTCAGAGGATGATGCTGTATGATACCAGCATCCTGTACTGCTATGAAGCATCCCTTCCACATCAG ATCAAAGACATCTTAAAGCCAGAAATAATGGAGGAGATTGTGATGGAAACACGCCAGAGGCTTTTAGAACAGGAGGGATAA
- the EXOSC2 gene encoding exosome complex component RRP4 isoform X2: MAMEMRLPVARKPLSERLGRDTKKHLVVPGDTITTDTGFMRGHGTYMGEEKLIASVAGSVERVNKLICVKALKTRYIGEVGDIVVGRITEVQQKRWKVETNSRLDSVLLLSSMNLPGGELRRRSAEDELAMRGFLQEGDLISGVLVQVSPSLVKRQKTHFHDLPCGASVILGNNGFIWIYPTPEHKEEEAGGFIANLEPVSLADREVISRLRNCIISLVTQRMMLYDTSILYCYEASLPHQIKDILKPEIMEEIVMETRQRLLEQEG; the protein is encoded by the exons ATGGCGATGGAGATGAGGCTTCCAGTGGCTCGCAAGCCTCTTAGCGAGAGACTGGGCCGCGACACTAAGAAACATCTAGTGGTGCCGGGGGATACAATCACTACGGACACAGGATTCATGCG GGGCCATGGAACGTATATGGGAGAAGAGAAGCTCATTGCATCTGTTGCTGGCTCTGTGGAGAGAGTAAACAAGTTGATCTGTGTGAAAGCTTTGAAAACCAG atACATTGGTGAAGTAGGAGACATCGTAGTGGGACGAATCACAGAG GTTCAACAGAAGAGGTGGAAGGTGGAGACCAACTCCAGGCTGGATTCGGTCTTGCTGCTCTCGTCCATGAACCTTCCTGGAGGAGAGCTG AGGAGAAGATCTGCAGAAGATGAGCTTGCAATGAGAGGTTTCTTACAGGAAGGGGACCTTATCAGT GGGGTTTTGGTCCAGGTTTCCCCCTCCCTGGTGAAACGGCAGAAGACCCACTTTCATGATTTGCCATGTGGTGCCTCAGTGATTCTCGGTAACAACGGCTTCATCTGGATTTACCCAACACCTGAGCACAAAGAAGAGGAAGCAGGGGGCTTCATTGCAAACCTGGAG CCTGTCTCTCTTGCTGATCGAGAGGTGATATCCCGGCTTCGGAACTGCATCATCTCTCTGGTAACTCAGAGGATGATGCTGTATGATACCAGCATCCTGTACTGCTATGAAGCATCCCTTCCACATCAG ATCAAAGACATCTTAAAGCCAGAAATAATGGAGGAGATTGTGATGGAAACACGCCAGAGGCTTTTAGAACAGGAGGGATAA